Proteins encoded by one window of Calidithermus timidus DSM 17022:
- a CDS encoding protein kinase domain-containing protein, translating to MSVLLGILLVGLTSALALRLQASWLQATLLLLLLIALAALGAQPWVLASMALLGFTTAVLPRFNFDRPPINRPPKAKRTKPEKSRPAPVIQGGTGLESTYEILDKVGIGGMATVYKARSRSDGRMVALKIPQEKYVGDTRFVRRFHREAEVLAHLSHPNIVKVFDHGNVGDTHFIAMEYLDGEGLDRLIENRKLSIRSTVQIIARVAEALQHIHAQGIIHRDIKPGNIMVLRGAIQANGDVDPRGVRLMDFGIAAGKVLTRLTITGARIGTPVYMSPEQAKGQRIDHKSDIYSLGVVFYEAVCNQPPFQGGYEAVIHQQIFQMPTPPKQVNPEVPQALSDIIQRMLEKDPAKRPGLDQVLEVLSGKWEQNPGLVASFYLGLAVEAKRGTLRLMSADGVLARMWSGVGSGRGMFPSPPLAMAIDGNGDFWISLYEFGGGAVRLVHCFSPEGELKLSIAPYGMKFGEVLYPISVAASQEAVYVLDAETSTITKFDLAGNPIRRFGEAGRGKGSFDTPRMLIAGRHYLYVLDYGNRQVQRLSLEGEYLSRYAFRRSKETAELRLLGGLGTTIDEHLLVYDADGQKIRKVSLDGQIVASYPLPVLEGEDASSLVEMRMHQGIIYAVRRGANRIHRIQENGTPLAPLEVYAAVRGMDLWFNPEEPKD from the coding sequence ATGAGTGTGCTGTTGGGAATTCTGTTGGTGGGCCTCACTTCTGCCCTGGCTTTGCGCTTGCAGGCCAGTTGGTTGCAGGCCACGCTGCTGCTTTTGCTCCTGATTGCCCTGGCTGCGCTTGGCGCCCAGCCATGGGTACTGGCCAGCATGGCGTTGTTGGGCTTCACCACGGCTGTGTTGCCTCGCTTCAACTTCGACCGCCCGCCGATCAATCGCCCCCCCAAGGCCAAGCGTACTAAGCCCGAAAAAAGCCGACCTGCCCCCGTGATTCAAGGGGGGACCGGGCTCGAGAGCACCTACGAGATCCTCGACAAAGTGGGGATCGGTGGTATGGCCACCGTCTACAAAGCTCGCTCCCGCAGCGACGGGCGCATGGTGGCGCTGAAGATCCCGCAGGAGAAGTACGTGGGCGATACGCGCTTCGTGCGGCGCTTCCATCGCGAAGCCGAGGTGCTGGCCCACCTCTCCCACCCCAACATCGTCAAGGTCTTCGACCACGGCAATGTGGGTGACACCCACTTCATCGCCATGGAGTACCTCGACGGCGAGGGCCTGGACCGCTTGATCGAAAACCGCAAGCTCTCCATCCGATCGACCGTGCAGATCATCGCCCGCGTGGCCGAAGCTTTGCAGCACATCCACGCCCAGGGCATCATCCACCGCGACATCAAACCCGGCAACATCATGGTGCTGCGCGGGGCCATCCAGGCCAATGGCGACGTGGACCCGCGCGGGGTGCGCCTGATGGACTTCGGCATTGCTGCGGGCAAGGTGCTCACCCGCCTGACCATCACCGGAGCCCGCATCGGCACGCCGGTCTACATGAGCCCTGAGCAGGCTAAGGGTCAGCGCATCGACCACAAGAGCGACATCTACAGCCTAGGAGTAGTCTTCTACGAGGCGGTGTGCAACCAGCCCCCGTTCCAGGGGGGCTATGAGGCGGTGATCCACCAGCAGATCTTCCAGATGCCCACCCCTCCCAAGCAGGTCAACCCCGAGGTGCCCCAGGCCCTCTCCGACATCATTCAGCGGATGCTGGAGAAGGACCCGGCCAAGCGTCCGGGCCTCGACCAGGTGCTCGAGGTGCTCTCGGGCAAGTGGGAGCAGAATCCCGGACTGGTGGCGTCCTTCTATTTGGGCTTGGCGGTCGAGGCCAAGCGGGGCACCTTGCGGCTGATGTCTGCCGACGGGGTGCTGGCGCGCATGTGGAGTGGGGTGGGCAGTGGCAGGGGCATGTTCCCCTCACCCCCCCTGGCGATGGCCATTGACGGCAACGGCGATTTCTGGATCAGCCTCTACGAGTTCGGCGGGGGGGCCGTGCGCTTGGTGCACTGCTTCAGCCCCGAGGGGGAGCTCAAGCTCTCCATCGCTCCGTATGGCATGAAGTTTGGCGAGGTGCTCTACCCGATTTCGGTAGCGGCCAGTCAGGAAGCGGTTTACGTCCTCGACGCCGAGACCAGCACCATCACCAAGTTCGACCTGGCCGGAAACCCCATCAGGCGCTTTGGGGAGGCCGGTCGCGGCAAGGGCAGCTTCGATACCCCGCGCATGCTCATCGCCGGAAGGCACTACCTCTACGTGCTCGACTACGGCAACCGCCAGGTGCAACGCCTCAGCCTCGAGGGCGAGTACCTCTCGCGCTACGCGTTCCGCCGCAGCAAGGAGACTGCCGAGCTGCGCCTCTTGGGCGGGCTAGGCACCACCATCGACGAGCACCTCCTCGTCTACGACGCCGACGGCCAGAAGATCCGCAAGGTCAGCCTGGATGGCCAGATCGTGGCCTCCTACCCTCTACCGGTGCTCGAGGGCGAGGACGCCTCGAGCCTGGTCGAGATGCGCATGCACCAGGGCATCATCTACGCCGTACGACGGGGCGCCAACCGCATCCACCGCATCCAAGAGAACGGTACACCGTTGGCGCCGCTGGAGGTGTACGCGGCGGTGCGGGGGATGGACTTGTGGTTCAATCCGGAGGAGCCGAAGGACTAG
- a CDS encoding roadblock/LC7 domain-containing protein, with amino-acid sequence MKMLNSLMSLGIRRAVLTGSDGLVIESVGRGGPSPEVLAVELANLTRTMGSTARQLGGELRRFTLATDDQEILAVVFEGYCLGALLERGADRKSVGNELTRLALRLAEEI; translated from the coding sequence ATGAAAATGCTGAATAGCCTGATGTCATTGGGGATTCGCCGCGCTGTCCTGACCGGAAGCGACGGCCTGGTCATCGAGAGCGTAGGACGGGGCGGGCCCTCCCCAGAAGTTCTGGCAGTCGAACTTGCCAACCTCACCCGGACCATGGGCAGCACCGCCCGGCAGCTCGGCGGGGAGTTGCGCCGCTTCACCCTCGCCACCGACGACCAGGAGATCCTGGCAGTGGTCTTCGAGGGCTATTGCCTGGGGGCTTTGCTCGAGCGCGGCGCCGACCGCAAGAGCGTGGGCAACGAACTCACCAGGCTGGCCCTGCGGCTGGCCGAGGAGATCTGA
- the recR gene encoding recombination mediator RecR, whose amino-acid sequence MRYPERLLKLIRALSGLPGVGPKSAQKLGLHLVQQPGAAKELLQALEAAQSLHTCPICGNLAEEELCPICTDPERNRRIICVVEGINDLMALERSGEYSGLYHVLGGALNPLEGIGPEQLNLSSFFKRLNPQSPEALGAEVQEVILATSMTVEGEATAGYLAEQLAQRGIVATRLAYGLPVGGSLEYADEVTLARALENRRKLAE is encoded by the coding sequence ATGCGCTACCCTGAACGCCTGCTCAAGCTCATTCGTGCCCTCTCCGGACTACCCGGCGTGGGACCCAAGAGCGCCCAGAAGCTGGGGCTTCACCTCGTGCAGCAGCCAGGAGCAGCCAAGGAGTTGCTCCAGGCCCTCGAGGCCGCCCAGAGCCTGCACACCTGCCCCATCTGCGGCAACCTGGCCGAGGAGGAGTTGTGCCCCATCTGCACCGATCCCGAGCGCAATCGGCGCATCATCTGCGTGGTGGAGGGCATCAACGACCTCATGGCCCTCGAGCGCTCTGGCGAGTACAGTGGGCTCTATCACGTCCTGGGCGGCGCGCTCAACCCGCTGGAGGGCATCGGCCCCGAGCAGCTCAACCTCTCGAGCTTCTTCAAGCGCCTCAACCCACAAAGCCCCGAGGCGCTGGGCGCTGAGGTCCAGGAGGTAATCCTGGCGACCTCCATGACCGTGGAGGGTGAGGCCACCGCCGGCTACCTGGCCGAGCAGCTCGCCCAGCGCGGCATCGTCGCGACCCGTCTGGCCTATGGGCTGCCGGTGGGGGGCAGCCTCGAGTACGCCGACGAGGTCACCCTGGCGCGGGCACTGGAGAACCGCCGCAAGCTGGCCGAATGA
- a CDS encoding DUF3467 domain-containing protein, with protein sequence MNELRLDIDKETAIGRYANLALLAHTKNEFFLDFAALQPQGGAIVVSRIITSPQHAKALLRSLAENIAKYEETHGPIPEPVAENQA encoded by the coding sequence GTGAACGAGTTACGTCTGGACATTGACAAGGAAACCGCCATTGGCCGCTACGCCAACCTGGCCCTACTAGCCCACACCAAGAACGAGTTCTTCCTCGATTTCGCCGCCCTGCAACCCCAGGGTGGTGCGATAGTGGTCTCCCGCATCATCACCAGTCCGCAGCATGCCAAGGCACTGCTGCGCAGTCTGGCCGAAAACATCGCCAAGTACGAGGAGACCCACGGCCCCATCCCGGAGCCGGTGGCTGAAAACCAGGCCTGA
- a CDS encoding YbaB/EbfC family nucleoid-associated protein: MNLQKLMKEAQRAQKKAAEVQEKLGQMTVKGSAGGGLVEVTATGHGQIVGLKLQAGAVDPSDLESLEDLLLVAIQDAQKKAQELQEKEMSRELGGIGQMLGGMF, encoded by the coding sequence ATGAACCTTCAAAAGCTCATGAAAGAGGCCCAGAGGGCCCAGAAAAAAGCGGCTGAGGTGCAGGAGAAGCTAGGCCAGATGACCGTGAAGGGTTCCGCCGGGGGCGGCTTGGTCGAGGTCACGGCCACGGGCCACGGACAGATCGTGGGGCTCAAGCTGCAAGCGGGTGCGGTGGACCCGAGCGACCTCGAGTCCCTCGAGGACCTGCTGCTCGTGGCCATCCAGGATGCGCAGAAAAAAGCCCAGGAATTGCAAGAGAAGGAGATGAGCCGCGAGCTGGGCGGCATCGGTCAGATGCTGGGCGGGATGTTCTAA
- a CDS encoding PP2C family protein-serine/threonine phosphatase, with the protein MRGSRLEIASESNIGRKRSLNEDFHRTLVVSSRMGNLALLAVADGMGGTEAGEWASKLAIEGITEAVRSYVSLIDLGRPVVPLERVMEKAFQLAQRRIREQSINNPDRKGMGTTLTAILISEWNSRGAIGHIGDSRAYRYSRGKWVQITQDHSWVAQQVRQGVLSEAEAETHPWKHMLTQALGLEDIRLDITPFTLSPGEVYVLATDGLYGLVPPEEWELGKDLKATLEDWVTKALVRGGNDNITVIAARYR; encoded by the coding sequence ATGCGGGGTTCCAGGCTGGAAATTGCCAGCGAGTCGAACATCGGCAGGAAGCGAAGCCTCAACGAGGACTTCCACCGCACGCTGGTGGTGTCTTCGCGCATGGGCAACCTAGCTTTGCTGGCTGTGGCCGATGGTATGGGCGGTACCGAGGCAGGGGAGTGGGCCAGCAAGCTGGCCATCGAGGGGATCACCGAGGCGGTTCGCTCGTATGTGAGCCTCATCGATCTTGGTCGTCCGGTGGTGCCGCTGGAGCGGGTGATGGAAAAGGCTTTCCAGCTCGCCCAGCGCCGTATCCGCGAGCAGAGCATCAACAACCCCGACCGGAAGGGCATGGGCACAACCCTGACCGCCATCCTCATCAGCGAGTGGAACAGCCGGGGAGCCATCGGGCACATCGGCGACTCCAGGGCCTACCGCTATAGCCGGGGGAAATGGGTGCAGATTACCCAGGATCACTCCTGGGTGGCCCAACAGGTGCGGCAGGGCGTGCTCAGCGAGGCCGAAGCCGAGACCCATCCCTGGAAGCACATGCTGACGCAGGCTCTGGGGCTGGAGGATATCCGGCTGGATATCACCCCCTTCACGCTCTCGCCCGGCGAGGTTTACGTGCTCGCCACCGATGGGCTGTACGGCCTGGTGCCCCCCGAGGAGTGGGAACTGGGCAAGGACTTGAAGGCCACGCTCGAGGACTGGGTAACCAAGGCGCTGGTGCGGGGTGGAAATGACAACATCACCGTGATCGCGGCGAGGTATAGATGA
- the mobA gene encoding molybdenum cofactor guanylyltransferase → MFSAAVLAGGQSRRFGQDKARFVFRGRPLIEWVLESLCEASERMIVANRAYPEFGLPVLADVKPGGDALSGVYTALYHAKQEWVAVAACDLPFLSRDYWRLLLERTRPGVRLVAGVSAAGFAEPLAALYHRSLLEDIGRRLSEGRLRLQSLFEEHSSVCLPWGELEVRFGPELFLNANQIEDLPPF, encoded by the coding sequence GTGTTCAGCGCAGCAGTACTTGCAGGTGGCCAATCCCGGCGCTTCGGGCAGGATAAGGCGCGCTTCGTCTTTAGGGGCCGTCCGCTGATTGAGTGGGTGCTCGAGAGCCTCTGCGAAGCCAGCGAGCGCATGATCGTCGCCAACCGCGCTTACCCCGAGTTCGGGCTGCCCGTTCTGGCCGACGTGAAACCGGGGGGAGACGCGCTGTCGGGGGTCTACACCGCGCTCTATCACGCCAAGCAGGAATGGGTGGCGGTGGCGGCGTGTGACCTGCCGTTTTTGAGCCGTGATTATTGGCGCTTGCTGCTCGAGCGGACCCGGCCGGGGGTTCGCTTGGTGGCCGGAGTGTCGGCTGCGGGCTTCGCCGAACCGCTGGCCGCGCTCTACCACCGCAGCCTGCTCGAGGACATAGGGCGCCGCCTGAGCGAGGGGCGGCTGCGCCTGCAATCCCTCTTCGAGGAGCATTCCAGTGTGTGCTTGCCCTGGGGGGAGCTCGAGGTGCGCTTTGGCCCCGAACTCTTCCTCAACGCCAATCAAATCGAGGACCTTCCTCCGTTTTGA
- a CDS encoding HNH endonuclease: protein MNLDLPRILVLNAGYEPLGLASVKRAVILVMNGTADVVEESGEFLRTPGQPYPVPSIIRLKRLVRRPPGRLPLNRRNILRRDGYTCQYCGRRGGELTIDHVVPKSRGGRSIWENLVTACRSCNLRKKNRTPEEANMRLARRPMAPRHSLLLVADLPQMPEAWKTYLPEIDH from the coding sequence ATGAACCTAGACCTGCCGCGCATTCTGGTGCTCAACGCTGGCTACGAACCGCTAGGGCTCGCCAGCGTGAAGCGTGCGGTAATTCTGGTGATGAACGGCACTGCCGACGTGGTCGAGGAAAGCGGGGAGTTCCTGCGAACTCCAGGGCAGCCCTACCCTGTTCCAAGCATCATCCGCTTGAAACGTCTGGTACGCCGCCCTCCGGGGCGGCTACCGCTTAACAGGCGTAACATCCTGCGCCGCGACGGCTACACTTGCCAGTACTGCGGGCGGCGCGGGGGCGAGCTGACGATTGACCACGTAGTGCCCAAGAGCCGCGGCGGACGTAGCATCTGGGAGAACCTGGTCACTGCCTGCCGCAGCTGCAACCTGCGCAAGAAGAACCGCACCCCCGAGGAGGCCAACATGCGCTTGGCCAGGCGCCCTATGGCCCCCCGCCACAGTCTGCTCCTCGTGGCCGACCTACCTCAGATGCCGGAGGCGTGGAAGACCTATCTGCCGGAGATAGATCACTAG
- a CDS encoding sensor histidine kinase, which produces MRAAPSLYRLIKIARIVLPLLIVLVVVVFELALRTDQNDQTFWIHLGFYALVGPLVTFMTLEWIALQVLERERVQQALEQANRRLEAVEQVTQRALSAENLEDGLRKVAAQLAQAVGGAVQLTLEGVRASTPDFSAGRKTLSFDLPGLDGLLEVQLPRHPTTEDLDFLELLSSEVAGALGNVLSRTRDLLTLYEVDEALRAEANLDKMLERLLDRILSWASAEEGAVLLLDEGHLLKSQVRRGLDLPAYAFLPEGPWKSALEAPTFVQEDVLALPLREQEPVGVLVVKAEGENLRQKLPFLRFLAAQVTLVVRNAQAYLRAEELALGEERNRIAREIHDGIAQALAFMALKLDLAERLLKSDPERALAEIAVVKETLRSQIREVRRSIFALRPIDLERYGFLESVRRYANAFAEQAGFRVRLELPEHLGLSPASELVFFRVLQEALTNAAKHARSSLVHVRLSPLGERGARLEIRDNGKGFVQGQKAGGMGGFGLTQMRERVEARGGQFAVESVVGGGTTVRAELPY; this is translated from the coding sequence GTGAGAGCTGCCCCCAGCCTTTACCGGCTGATCAAAATCGCCCGCATCGTTTTGCCACTGCTGATCGTGCTGGTGGTGGTGGTCTTTGAGCTGGCCCTGCGGACAGACCAAAACGATCAGACCTTCTGGATTCACCTAGGTTTCTACGCTTTGGTGGGTCCGCTGGTCACCTTCATGACGCTGGAGTGGATCGCCTTGCAAGTGCTCGAGCGCGAACGCGTTCAGCAGGCTCTGGAGCAGGCCAATCGCCGTCTGGAGGCCGTGGAGCAGGTGACCCAGCGGGCCCTGAGCGCCGAGAACCTCGAGGATGGCCTGAGAAAGGTGGCCGCTCAACTCGCACAGGCGGTGGGGGGTGCGGTGCAGCTGACCCTCGAGGGTGTGCGGGCCAGCACCCCGGACTTTTCCGCCGGGCGTAAGACGCTGAGCTTTGACCTGCCGGGGCTGGATGGCCTGCTCGAGGTGCAACTGCCCCGCCACCCCACGACAGAAGACCTGGACTTCCTGGAGCTGCTCTCCAGCGAGGTGGCTGGGGCTTTGGGCAATGTGCTCTCGCGTACGCGGGACCTACTCACCTTGTACGAGGTCGATGAAGCGCTGCGGGCCGAGGCCAACTTGGACAAGATGCTCGAGCGGCTCTTAGACCGCATCCTCTCCTGGGCCTCTGCCGAGGAGGGCGCGGTGTTGTTGCTCGACGAGGGGCATCTGCTCAAGTCGCAGGTGCGCCGGGGGCTCGACCTACCCGCTTACGCCTTTTTGCCCGAGGGGCCCTGGAAGAGCGCGCTCGAGGCCCCCACCTTCGTGCAGGAGGACGTGCTGGCCCTGCCCCTGCGCGAGCAGGAGCCGGTGGGGGTGCTGGTGGTCAAGGCCGAAGGGGAGAATCTGCGGCAAAAGCTGCCCTTCCTACGCTTCCTGGCCGCGCAGGTGACGCTGGTCGTGCGCAACGCCCAGGCTTACTTGCGCGCCGAGGAGCTGGCGTTGGGCGAGGAGCGCAACCGCATTGCCCGTGAGATTCACGACGGTATCGCCCAGGCCCTGGCGTTCATGGCCCTCAAACTCGACCTGGCTGAACGTCTGCTCAAGAGCGATCCGGAGCGGGCCCTGGCCGAGATCGCGGTGGTCAAGGAGACCCTGCGCTCGCAGATTCGTGAGGTGCGGCGCAGCATCTTCGCGCTGCGGCCCATCGACCTCGAGCGCTACGGCTTTCTCGAGTCGGTGCGGCGCTACGCCAACGCCTTCGCCGAGCAAGCGGGTTTCCGGGTGCGACTGGAATTGCCCGAGCACCTGGGGCTCTCTCCGGCCTCGGAGTTGGTGTTTTTCCGGGTATTGCAGGAAGCCCTCACCAACGCGGCCAAGCACGCACGTTCTTCCTTGGTGCACGTGCGCCTGAGCCCACTGGGCGAGCGTGGAGCCCGGCTCGAAATCCGCGACAACGGCAAGGGTTTTGTCCAGGGCCAGAAGGCCGGAGGGATGGGCGGCTTTGGCCTGACCCAGATGCGCGAGCGGGTCGAGGCCAGGGGTGGTCAATTCGCTGTGGAGTCGGTGGTCGGCGGCGGAACTACGGTGCGGGCGGAGTTGCCATATTGA
- a CDS encoding MFS transporter: protein MQGVLQLPHFRRLFLAALVSQAGSRMHRVALLAFIYLLTSNTLWVSLALIVKLLASAVVGPMLAPWADTQNRKQLMVLSDVGRAFLVLLIPFLGVNSLPALLLLVFGIEVLSKIFDPAAQAAIPELVPESKLDSANSLMIFAARISEVVFVGVAGVLVAAVGAQLVFLLDALSYLISAVILRGLPDLPAAGGGGQSYWSRAREGAEHLLKNPAIRRTVTTLFTAACFGSVESVLGIVMAVKVLKVGTPGFGAMESALAVGAVLGTLIVPKLVQRFRREQLFFGGLIVFGLFEASLGVWPAFAWVLAALFISGVFNQVFLVPARSILQSHTPNPLRGRIFAAFFAVMDTAVICGALLAGLLEPILGSPTVFLLAGLVVSGVSALMLLTGGIPSPKPQPSPQSHL, encoded by the coding sequence ATGCAAGGGGTGCTGCAACTCCCTCACTTTCGCCGCCTGTTCCTGGCCGCGCTGGTTTCTCAGGCAGGGAGCCGCATGCATCGGGTGGCGCTGCTGGCGTTCATCTACCTGCTGACCAGCAACACCCTGTGGGTATCGCTCGCGCTCATCGTCAAACTGTTGGCCTCGGCGGTGGTGGGGCCCATGCTGGCTCCCTGGGCCGACACCCAAAACCGCAAGCAGCTCATGGTGCTCAGCGACGTGGGCCGGGCCTTCTTGGTGTTGCTGATTCCCTTCCTGGGGGTAAACTCCCTGCCAGCACTGCTGCTGCTGGTGTTCGGCATCGAGGTGCTCAGCAAGATCTTCGACCCTGCCGCCCAGGCAGCCATCCCCGAACTGGTACCCGAGTCTAAGCTCGACAGCGCCAACAGCTTGATGATCTTTGCCGCGCGCATCTCCGAGGTGGTGTTCGTAGGCGTGGCCGGGGTGCTGGTGGCGGCGGTGGGGGCTCAGCTCGTGTTCCTCCTCGACGCGCTGAGCTACCTGATCTCGGCGGTGATCCTGCGGGGCCTGCCCGACCTGCCCGCGGCCGGGGGCGGGGGCCAGAGCTACTGGAGCCGCGCCCGCGAGGGCGCCGAGCACCTGCTGAAGAACCCGGCCATCCGCCGCACGGTCACCACCTTATTCACCGCAGCCTGCTTTGGCTCGGTGGAGAGCGTGCTGGGCATTGTGATGGCCGTAAAGGTGCTCAAAGTCGGCACACCGGGTTTCGGAGCGATGGAGTCGGCGCTGGCGGTGGGTGCAGTCTTGGGTACCTTGATCGTGCCGAAGCTGGTGCAGCGCTTCCGCCGGGAGCAGCTGTTCTTCGGAGGGCTCATCGTCTTCGGCCTGTTCGAGGCCTCCTTGGGGGTGTGGCCGGCGTTCGCCTGGGTGTTGGCTGCCCTCTTTATCAGCGGGGTCTTCAACCAGGTCTTCTTGGTTCCCGCCCGCAGCATCCTGCAAAGCCACACCCCCAATCCCCTGCGCGGGCGCATCTTCGCCGCCTTCTTCGCGGTCATGGATACGGCGGTGATCTGCGGGGCGTTGCTGGCAGGGCTGCTCGAGCCCATATTGGGATCTCCCACCGTGTTCCTGCTGGCGGGCCTGGTGGTGAGCGGGGTGTCGGCCTTGATGCTCCTGACGGGGGGCATCCCCAGTCCCAAACCCCAGCCCAGCCCCCAGTCTCACCTATAA
- the hslO gene encoding Hsp33 family molecular chaperone HslO produces the protein MGRLIRGLAAEGNLRVLAVESTDIVEEARRRHGLSETPTAALGRALTGGVLLAYLLSKTPKERIALHFQGDGPMGGPVVEAAPDGLVRGYVKNPTVELPLRPDGKLNVGGVVGRGSLKVARALNNGELYESSLELVSGEIAEDLVHYLWQSEQIPSALLLGVRVHGQGEVQVAGGVVIQVMPGCPDEVIGRLEANLAGQLSVTDLLLSRGLEGTVQALMQGLDYDPTDLAAVGFSQGHIPVRFGCRCTRERAMASLVYFSSQEREEMIAEDGGAEVVCHWCGHKYRITPEEIRSLPLSEAESREIPKA, from the coding sequence ATGGGACGCCTGATTCGTGGGCTGGCTGCAGAAGGCAATTTGCGTGTGCTGGCCGTAGAAAGTACCGACATCGTAGAGGAGGCCCGGCGGCGGCATGGCCTCTCCGAGACCCCCACCGCTGCTTTGGGCCGGGCCTTGACCGGTGGAGTGCTGCTGGCCTATTTGCTCTCCAAGACCCCTAAGGAGCGCATCGCCTTGCATTTTCAGGGCGATGGTCCCATGGGCGGACCTGTGGTCGAAGCGGCGCCCGATGGCTTGGTGCGGGGCTACGTAAAGAACCCCACCGTGGAACTACCCCTGCGACCGGACGGCAAGCTCAACGTGGGTGGGGTGGTGGGCCGCGGGTCGCTGAAAGTGGCTCGAGCGCTCAACAACGGTGAGCTGTACGAGTCGAGCCTCGAGCTGGTTTCCGGTGAAATCGCCGAGGACCTGGTCCACTACCTTTGGCAATCCGAGCAGATCCCTTCGGCCTTGCTGCTGGGGGTGCGGGTCCACGGTCAGGGCGAGGTGCAGGTGGCCGGAGGGGTAGTGATCCAGGTCATGCCGGGCTGTCCTGATGAGGTCATCGGCAGGCTCGAGGCCAACCTGGCGGGGCAGCTCAGCGTCACCGACCTGCTGCTCTCGAGGGGCCTGGAGGGAACGGTGCAGGCGCTGATGCAGGGGCTCGATTACGACCCAACCGACCTCGCAGCGGTGGGCTTTAGCCAAGGGCACATCCCGGTGCGTTTTGGCTGTCGCTGCACCCGCGAGCGGGCTATGGCCTCGCTGGTGTACTTCAGTTCTCAGGAGCGTGAAGAGATGATCGCCGAGGACGGTGGGGCCGAGGTGGTGTGTCACTGGTGCGGGCATAAGTACCGCATCACCCCCGAGGAGATTCGCTCCTTGCCTCTGAGCGAAGCGGAGTCGCGGGAGATTCCTAAGGCGTGA
- a CDS encoding roadblock/LC7 domain-containing protein gives MLQEVLSELQAVRGVLGSALVAEDGFVIESTHSEGGADLDFLGGSASTALASARALSQELGRGEVEEVMVEYPEGPLLLVPLTQGYLLVVLLDSMQSLGRARFQLKKSIPRLKEALS, from the coding sequence GTGCTACAAGAGGTATTGAGCGAACTCCAGGCAGTGCGGGGGGTTCTGGGCTCCGCACTGGTCGCCGAGGACGGCTTCGTGATCGAGAGCACCCACAGCGAGGGAGGTGCCGACCTGGACTTTTTGGGGGGCTCGGCCTCGACGGCGCTGGCCTCGGCTCGAGCGCTCTCCCAGGAGCTGGGTCGTGGTGAGGTCGAGGAGGTCATGGTAGAGTACCCCGAGGGTCCGTTGCTGTTGGTTCCGCTGACCCAAGGGTATCTGCTGGTAGTGCTGCTGGATTCCATGCAGAGCCTTGGGCGGGCGCGGTTCCAGCTCAAGAAGAGCATCCCCCGCCTGAAGGAGGCTTTGTCGTGA
- a CDS encoding AzlD domain-containing protein, whose product MIWMTILLAGLVTFYLRYSFIGHSQRIQTPEWFRHALRFVPAAVLSALVCKALVYYGGTLQMTPSNERLLAAMVAAGVAWRTKNVLWTTVTGMLALWVLQALGL is encoded by the coding sequence ATGATCTGGATGACCATTTTGCTTGCTGGCCTGGTGACTTTTTACCTGCGCTACTCCTTTATTGGCCACTCCCAACGGATACAGACTCCCGAGTGGTTCCGGCACGCTTTGCGTTTTGTTCCTGCGGCAGTGCTCTCGGCGCTGGTGTGCAAGGCGCTGGTCTACTACGGTGGAACGCTGCAGATGACACCCTCCAACGAGCGCCTGCTGGCAGCGATGGTGGCGGCTGGGGTAGCCTGGCGTACCAAGAACGTGCTGTGGACGACCGTGACGGGAATGCTGGCCCTGTGGGTGCTGCAGGCGCTGGGGCTGTGA